A part of Streptomyces sp. NBC_01497 genomic DNA contains:
- a CDS encoding UbiX family flavin prenyltransferase — protein MSTSVGASGQYAPEPRRPWVVGVSGASGTPYAAAVLRALLAAGQSVDLVVSRAARLTLLDETGISFRDAHWQDDLAAWLTRGADGKPGTFGEPDLSGVRHWAAGDLAAGPSSGSYPARGMLIVPASTATAAGVALGLSKDLLQRAASVTLKERRPLVVAVRETPLAGQTLRHLVTLDDLGAVVLPVSPGFYAGATHIQDLVNFVAGRVLDAVGVAHGLYRRWEGELGGGSRPPESGS, from the coding sequence GTGAGTACCTCCGTGGGCGCGTCGGGACAGTACGCCCCCGAGCCCCGCCGGCCCTGGGTCGTCGGGGTCTCCGGCGCGTCCGGGACGCCGTACGCGGCGGCCGTGCTGCGCGCTCTGCTGGCCGCCGGGCAGAGCGTCGACCTGGTCGTCAGCCGCGCGGCCCGCCTCACCCTCCTCGACGAGACGGGCATCTCGTTCCGCGACGCGCACTGGCAGGACGACCTCGCCGCCTGGCTGACCCGGGGCGCCGACGGGAAACCGGGGACCTTCGGGGAGCCGGACCTGTCCGGTGTACGGCACTGGGCGGCCGGGGACCTCGCCGCCGGTCCGTCGTCCGGCTCGTACCCGGCCCGGGGCATGCTGATCGTCCCCGCGTCCACGGCGACCGCCGCGGGGGTGGCGCTCGGCCTGTCGAAGGACCTTCTGCAGCGCGCGGCGAGTGTGACGCTGAAGGAGCGCAGGCCGCTGGTCGTCGCCGTGCGCGAGACACCCCTCGCCGGGCAGACACTGCGGCACCTCGTCACGCTGGACGACCTCGGGGCGGTCGTCCTGCCCGTCTCGCCGGGCTTCTACGCGGGCGCCACCCACATCCAGGACCTGGTGAACTTCGTCGCCGGGCGGGTGCTCGACGCGGTGGGGGTGGCGCACGGCCTCTACCGGCGCTGGGAGGGTGAACTCGGCGGCGGTTCGAGGCCGCCGGAGTCGGGATCGTAG
- the mqnP gene encoding menaquinone biosynthesis prenyltransferase MqnP — MSTTADGAIGSPQPLQHGNKVRAFLRLVMIEHSVFALPFAYIAALTAMERLDDTVHWWKLLLVTVAMVGMRTFAMACNRIIDREIDARNPRTASRELVTGAVSVRSAWTGAIIALLVFLAAAALLNPLCLALALPAAVPMVVYPYGKRFTAFPHAILGIAQAIGPIGAWIAITGSWSWDAVILGLAVGVWIGGFDLIFACQDVQADRAHGVRSVPARFGIPAALHGARAAHLVTTGLLAWYGVAVDAGPLYWVGLAVVAIAFLYEHTIVRPHDLSRLNRAFFQVNGFIGMALFVFALLDLIAMGLRG; from the coding sequence GTGAGTACGACGGCGGACGGGGCCATCGGGAGCCCGCAACCCCTCCAGCACGGCAACAAGGTCCGCGCCTTCCTGCGGCTCGTGATGATCGAACACTCCGTGTTCGCGCTGCCGTTCGCGTACATCGCCGCGCTGACGGCGATGGAGCGGCTCGACGACACCGTCCACTGGTGGAAACTGCTGCTGGTGACGGTCGCGATGGTCGGCATGCGGACGTTCGCGATGGCGTGCAACCGGATCATCGACCGGGAGATCGACGCGCGGAACCCGCGCACCGCGTCCCGCGAACTCGTGACGGGCGCGGTCTCGGTGCGCTCCGCGTGGACCGGCGCGATCATCGCGCTGCTGGTGTTCCTCGCCGCCGCGGCGCTCCTCAACCCGCTGTGCCTGGCGCTCGCGCTGCCCGCCGCCGTGCCGATGGTTGTGTACCCGTACGGCAAACGCTTCACGGCCTTCCCGCACGCGATCCTCGGCATCGCGCAGGCCATCGGCCCGATCGGCGCCTGGATCGCGATCACCGGCTCCTGGTCGTGGGACGCGGTGATCCTGGGTCTCGCGGTGGGCGTGTGGATCGGCGGGTTCGACCTGATCTTCGCCTGCCAGGACGTCCAGGCCGACCGCGCGCACGGCGTCAGGTCGGTCCCGGCGCGCTTCGGCATCCCGGCCGCCCTGCACGGCGCCCGCGCCGCGCACCTCGTCACGACGGGCCTGCTGGCCTGGTACGGCGTCGCGGTGGACGCGGGCCCGCTGTACTGGGTGGGGCTGGCCGTCGTCGCAATCGCGTTCCTCTACGAGCACACGATCGTCCGCCCGCACGACCTGTCCCGGCTGAACCGCGCGTTCTTCCAGGTCAACGGCTTCATCGGGATGGCGCTCTTCGTCTTCGCGCTGCTCGACCTGATCGCCATGGGGCTGCGGGGCTGA
- a CDS encoding GNAT family N-acetyltransferase, which yields MTLTFRLDPSFGGEQGGRALRDGLLTLWADVSNAGGAVGFVPPVSPEDIRPELVGHLTAMDQGRTHLLVGFDDDTGEVAATAFLAFNTHRLKRHWLWLYTVMVHPKHQGKGYGRQLMAAAADAARGFEGIEAIRLTCRGGTGADRFYAACGYKEVGRVPGAIRVGPDDDRDDVVMLLPLSAA from the coding sequence ATGACGCTGACGTTCCGCCTCGACCCTTCGTTCGGCGGCGAGCAGGGCGGTCGCGCCTTGCGTGACGGCCTGCTCACGCTGTGGGCGGACGTGTCCAACGCGGGCGGCGCCGTCGGTTTCGTACCGCCGGTGTCGCCCGAGGACATACGGCCCGAACTGGTCGGGCACCTGACCGCGATGGACCAGGGGCGCACCCACCTGCTGGTGGGTTTCGACGACGACACCGGTGAGGTCGCCGCGACCGCGTTCCTCGCCTTCAACACCCACCGGCTGAAGCGCCACTGGCTGTGGCTGTACACCGTGATGGTGCACCCGAAGCACCAGGGCAAGGGGTACGGGCGGCAGTTGATGGCCGCGGCGGCCGACGCGGCGCGCGGTTTCGAGGGCATCGAGGCGATACGGCTGACCTGCCGGGGAGGCACCGGCGCGGACCGGTTCTACGCGGCCTGCGGCTACAAGGAGGTCGGCCGGGTGCCGGGCGCGATCCGCGTCGGCCCGGACGACGACCGGGACGACGTCGTCATGCTGCTCCCGCTGAGTGCCGCCTGA
- a CDS encoding Lrp/AsnC family transcriptional regulator encodes MDAVDRQLIQALRENGRASYAELGRLVGLSGPSVTDRINRLESAGVITGYRATVDAASLGLGVVALIGISLSDAADHEDVARRLKDLGEIEDCWFIAGDDSFMLKVRGENVDSLERTIRRLSGTKGVSRTRTTVVLSTKWENRVGELPEE; translated from the coding sequence ATGGACGCCGTGGACAGGCAGCTCATTCAGGCCCTCAGGGAGAACGGCAGAGCCTCCTACGCCGAACTCGGCAGGCTCGTCGGGCTCTCGGGCCCCAGTGTCACCGACCGGATCAACCGCCTGGAGTCCGCCGGCGTCATCACCGGTTACCGCGCCACCGTGGACGCCGCCTCGCTGGGCCTCGGTGTGGTCGCGCTGATCGGCATCTCGCTGTCCGACGCGGCCGATCACGAGGACGTGGCCCGCCGCCTGAAGGACCTCGGCGAGATCGAGGACTGCTGGTTCATCGCGGGCGACGACTCGTTCATGCTGAAGGTGCGCGGCGAGAACGTCGACAGCCTGGAGCGCACCATCCGCCGCCTCAGCGGTACGAAGGGCGTCTCCCGCACCCGTACGACGGTGGTGCTGTCCACCAAGTGGGAGAACCGGGTCGGGGAGCTCCCCGAGGAGTGA
- a CDS encoding DUF4229 domain-containing protein, with protein sequence MARIAIFIGCLVVVAALTRVGVVPRGLGASNVIWVLLLALLVSAPISFVVLRKQRDEMSMKVSGRLDRARAKLEANRAQEDTE encoded by the coding sequence ATGGCGCGTATCGCCATCTTCATCGGGTGCCTGGTCGTGGTCGCGGCCCTCACCCGGGTCGGCGTGGTGCCACGCGGTCTCGGGGCCTCGAACGTCATCTGGGTGCTGCTGCTCGCCCTTCTCGTCTCCGCGCCCATCAGTTTCGTGGTGCTGCGCAAGCAGCGCGACGAGATGTCCATGAAGGTCTCGGGCCGCCTCGATCGCGCGCGCGCCAAGCTGGAGGCGAACCGCGCCCAGGAGGACACGGAGTAG
- the mqnE gene encoding aminofutalosine synthase MqnE → MDAGLKRELEQKVRDGERLSREDGVALYASDDLAWLGGLAHEVRTRKSGDAVYFNVNRHLNMTNVCTASCAYCSFQRKPGEKDAYTMRIEEAVRLAKAMEGDNLTELHIVNGLHPSLPWRYYPRSLKALKEALPEVSLKAFTATEIHHFETISGMSASDILDELIDAGLESLTGGGAEIFDWEIRQHIVDHRTHWEDWSRIHRLAHEKGLKTPSTMLYGHIEEPRHRVDHVLRLRELQDETGGFQVFIPLRYQHDFVDMKDGKVRNRLQARTTMATGAEALKTFAVSRLLFDNVPHVKVFWVMHGLQTTQLALQHGADDMDGSVVEYKITHDADNYGTPNKMSREDLLDLIRDAGFRPIERNTRYETVREYPGPDAGRRESPQAMRV, encoded by the coding sequence ATGGACGCGGGGCTCAAGCGCGAGCTGGAGCAGAAGGTCCGCGACGGCGAGCGGCTGTCCCGTGAGGACGGCGTCGCGCTGTACGCGTCGGACGACCTGGCCTGGCTCGGCGGCCTGGCCCACGAGGTACGCACGCGCAAGTCGGGCGACGCCGTGTACTTCAACGTCAACCGCCACCTGAACATGACGAACGTGTGCACCGCGTCGTGCGCGTACTGCTCGTTCCAGCGCAAGCCGGGCGAGAAGGACGCGTACACGATGCGCATCGAGGAGGCCGTCCGCCTGGCCAAGGCCATGGAGGGCGACAACCTCACGGAGCTGCACATCGTCAACGGTCTGCACCCCTCGCTGCCGTGGCGCTACTACCCACGCTCCCTGAAGGCGCTGAAGGAAGCCCTCCCCGAGGTCTCCCTGAAGGCGTTCACCGCGACCGAGATCCACCACTTCGAGACGATCTCCGGCATGTCGGCCTCCGACATCCTGGACGAGCTGATCGACGCCGGCCTGGAGTCGCTGACCGGTGGCGGCGCTGAGATCTTCGACTGGGAGATCCGGCAGCACATCGTGGACCACCGCACCCACTGGGAGGACTGGTCCCGTATCCACCGCCTGGCGCACGAGAAGGGGCTCAAGACCCCGAGCACGATGCTGTACGGGCACATCGAGGAGCCCCGGCACCGGGTGGACCACGTGCTGCGGCTGCGTGAGCTGCAGGACGAGACCGGCGGCTTCCAGGTCTTCATCCCGCTGCGCTACCAGCACGACTTCGTGGACATGAAGGACGGCAAGGTACGCAACCGCCTCCAGGCGCGTACGACCATGGCGACCGGGGCCGAGGCGCTGAAGACGTTCGCCGTCTCCCGGCTGCTGTTCGACAACGTCCCGCACGTGAAGGTGTTCTGGGTCATGCACGGTCTGCAGACCACGCAACTGGCCCTCCAGCACGGCGCGGACGACATGGACGGCTCGGTCGTCGAGTACAAGATCACGCACGACGCGGACAACTACGGCACGCCGAACAAGATGTCCCGCGAGGACCTGCTCGACCTGATCCGTGACGCGGGCTTCCGGCCCATCGAGCGCAACACGCGCTACGAGACGGTGCGCGAGTACCCCGGCCCGGACGCCGGGCGCCGCGAGTCGCCGCAGGCGATGCGGGTCTGA
- a CDS encoding rhomboid family intramembrane serine protease, with amino-acid sequence MSAWADRAARAGGSGTARVKAAGAVMIGWVALLWVLLGVDEVTGDSLNTLGITPRRPGELLDIVPAAFLHGGVAHLASNTFPLLALGFLVALGGLRRFLGIVVTITVVSGLGVWLTAPSNSVTIGASGVIFGLLAFLVITGFVNRRVWDVVLGLVVLAVYGSVLLGALPGNPGISWQAHAFGLVGGVLAAFLFRRERRPRPSTLPPGL; translated from the coding sequence ATGTCGGCCTGGGCGGACAGGGCGGCGCGCGCCGGGGGCAGCGGCACCGCCCGGGTGAAGGCCGCGGGCGCGGTCATGATCGGCTGGGTGGCGCTGCTGTGGGTGCTTCTCGGGGTGGACGAGGTCACCGGCGATTCGCTGAACACGCTGGGCATCACGCCCCGCAGGCCGGGTGAGCTGCTGGACATCGTCCCGGCGGCGTTCCTGCACGGCGGGGTCGCGCACCTCGCGTCCAACACCTTCCCGCTGCTGGCGCTGGGCTTCCTGGTGGCGCTGGGCGGGCTCCGCCGCTTCCTCGGCATCGTCGTGACGATCACCGTCGTCAGCGGGCTGGGCGTCTGGCTGACCGCCCCGAGCAACTCGGTCACCATCGGCGCGTCAGGAGTGATCTTCGGTCTGCTGGCGTTCCTGGTGATCACCGGCTTCGTCAACCGCCGCGTGTGGGACGTCGTCCTGGGCCTGGTGGTCCTCGCCGTCTACGGGTCGGTCCTGCTGGGCGCGCTCCCCGGCAACCCGGGCATCAGCTGGCAGGCGCACGCGTTCGGCCTGGTGGGCGGCGTCCTCGCGGCCTTCCTCTTCCGCCGCGAACGACGCCCCCGGCCGAGCACCCTGCCCCCGGGGCTCTAG